One Algoriphagus sp. Y33 genomic window, ACTATAACAGAAATAAATCCCAGATCGGCGATGATTTTCTTGACAACTCAAACACCTCCTTTATGGTGCGTTCTCAACATAATCTAACCTTGCCGTTGGGTTTTAAAGCGGAAGTGATGGGGATTTACCTTGGACCGCAGATTTGGGGACAAGGAGAGATCAAAGGATTTGGTTGGGTGGATGCAGGAGTTACCAAATCGATTATGAAGGATAAAATCACCTTATCGGTAAATGGCACTGATATATTCCGTACCCAGGTCATCAAAGCAAATATTGACTTTGCCGATATTGATACAAGTTTCCGCCAGTATCGCAGCAATCAGGGCGTTAGATTTACCCTGAAGTATAATTTCTCCAAAGGAGAAAGCTTCCGTGTGAAAAGTAGCTCTGGAAGTTCAGAAGAACGAAATAGATTGGATTAATATGTTAAAAAAGCTTTTCTCACATGGGAAAAGCTTTTTTAATTTAGAGGATAAGCTTAACTTATAGCTATGGAAAAATGAATATTCTTACCCTTGTTTTTGTGCTTAGTTGCCGGGTTTAATAGAGTGGTTTCTGCACAGGATTTTTCAAAGCTCGACGAACACTTAGATTCTGTAACTGTTCATGACAAATTCATGGGTAATCTATTAATCGCTAAGAATGGAGAAGTAATTTATGAGCCATCAATTGGATTCCAAGATATCGATTCAGGTGAAAGATTGACCAGTCCTTCAAGGCTTCGTGTAGGTTCTATCACCAAGATGTTCACCACAGCGTTAGTGCTCAAAAATGTGGAGGAGGGTAAATTAAGCCTTGATCAACCTCTTTCTGACTTTTTCCCACAAGTAAAAAATGCCGAGAAAATCACAATGAGCAATTTGCTTCAGCATCGCAGTGGAATTCACAATTTCACCAATGATGAAGTCTATATGGCTTACTATCAAAGCACTCAAAATGAGGAGTCTATGGTAGAGAAAATTGTGGCTGCGGGTTCTGATTTTGAATCTGATAGCAAAGGTGAATATTCCAATTCCAATTTTGTGCTTCTGACTTATATTTTGGAGAAACTGAATCAGTCATCCTATGCAGAGCTGATCAAAGAAAACATCTCTTCACCCCTAAAGCGGAATAGTACTTATGTAGGAAAAAGTCCTTTAAAGGAAGAGGCTAAATCCTATCAATTTGTTGAGGGTAAATGGGTCATTGAACCTTTCACAGATATGTCTGTTCTGGCCGGAGCAGGTGCGATACTATCCACCAGTGAAGACTTGTTAAGATTCATTGAAGGTCTTTTTGCAGGCAAAATTATTTCGCAGGAAAGCCTCGAACTGATGAAAGAGATCAAAGACGGGTACGGAAGAGGAATGTTTCAATACCCCTACGCAGAGAAGATATTTTATGGCCATACAGGAGGAATCGATGGGTTTCGTTCTCTGATAGGCTATTTCCCTAATGAAAAGCTGACGATTGTTACTCTTTCAAATGGACTAAATTTTAATAGTAACGATATCACCATAGCTATGCTGCATAGCTATTTTGGCAATGAAGTGAGTATTCCAAACTTTACAATCGTGGAGCTAAGTGAGGAGGAGATAGATCAATATGTAGGTGAGTATTCTTCCGAACAGATTCTACTTGTGTTTATTTTTGAAAGGCAGGGAGAAGTACTCGTTGCGAAGCCTTCTGGACAGCAGGATACTCGATTTGGAAGCGAAAGGGAATCATACCTTTGAGTTTTCTATGGCAGGCG contains:
- a CDS encoding serine hydrolase, producing MGNLLIAKNGEVIYEPSIGFQDIDSGERLTSPSRLRVGSITKMFTTALVLKNVEEGKLSLDQPLSDFFPQVKNAEKITMSNLLQHRSGIHNFTNDEVYMAYYQSTQNEESMVEKIVAAGSDFESDSKGEYSNSNFVLLTYILEKLNQSSYAELIKENISSPLKRNSTYVGKSPLKEEAKSYQFVEGKWVIEPFTDMSVLAGAGAILSTSEDLLRFIEGLFAGKIISQESLELMKEIKDGYGRGMFQYPYAEKIFYGHTGGIDGFRSLIGYFPNEKLTIVTLSNGLNFNSNDITIAMLHSYFGNEVSIPNFTIVELSEEEIDQYVGEYSSEQILLVFIFERQGEVLVAKPSGQQDTRFGSERESYL